Proteins encoded in a region of the Quercus lobata isolate SW786 chromosome 8, ValleyOak3.0 Primary Assembly, whole genome shotgun sequence genome:
- the LOC115955226 gene encoding agamous-like MADS-box protein MADS3 isoform X2 has translation MGRGRVELKRIENKINRQVTFSKRRNGLLKKAHELSVLCDAEVALIIFSSRGKLYDYGNVGITKTLERYQQSCFTPQDNSIERETQSFYQEHAKLKAKYDSLQITQRHLLGEDLGPLSVKELQSLEKQLEGALQLARQRKTQIMIEEMEELRKKERHLGDLNQQLKIKLNEEGHTLKAIQTIWGSTSAAGNSNFVFHPSPLNPLECQTEPVLQIGFNHYAQEGSSAPKSMSNEGNFIPGWGLATPFKF, from the exons ATGGGGAGGGGAAGAGTGGAACTgaaaagaatagagaacaaGATCAACCGGCAAGTTACTTTCTCTAAGAGGAGGAATGGTTTGCTCAAGAAAGCTCATGAACTTTCTGTGCTTTGTGATGCTGAGGTTGCTCTCATCATTTTCTCAAGTCGTGGCAAGCTTTATGATTATGGAAACGTTGG AATAACCAAAACACTAGAGCGATACCAGCAATCTTGCTTCACTCCTCAAGATAACAGCATTGAACGTGAAACACAG AGCTTTTACCAAGAGCATGCAAAGTTGAAGGCTAAATATGATTCTCTTCAGATCACTCAAAG GCATTTGCTTGGAGAAGATCTTGGACCATTGAGCGTCAAAGAGTTGCAAAGCCTTGAGAAGCAGCTTGAAGGAGCTCTGCAACTAGCTAGGCAAAGGAAG ACACAAATTATGATCGAAGAAATGGAAGAACTTCGCAAAAAG GAGCGCCACCTTGGAGACCTCAATCAACAGCTTAAGATTAAG CTTAACGAGGAAGGACATACACTTAAGGCTATTCAAACCATATGGGGCTCTACTTCAGCTGCTGGAAATAGCAACTTTGTTTTCCATCCTTCTCCACTCAACCCCCTGGAGTGCCAGACTGAACCTGTCTTACAAATAGG GTTCAATCACTATGCTCAAGAAGGATCGTCTGCTCCAAAGAGCATGTCTAATGAAGGCAACTTCATTCCAGGATGGGGTCTTGCAACACCCTTCAAATTCTAA
- the LOC115955226 gene encoding agamous-like MADS-box protein MADS3 isoform X1: protein MGRGRVELKRIENKINRQVTFSKRRNGLLKKAHELSVLCDAEVALIIFSSRGKLYDYGNVGITKTLERYQQSCFTPQDNSIERETQSFYQEHAKLKAKYDSLQITQRHLLGEDLGPLSVKELQSLEKQLEGALQLARQRKTQIMIEEMEELRKKERHLGDLNQQLKIKLQLNEEGHTLKAIQTIWGSTSAAGNSNFVFHPSPLNPLECQTEPVLQIGFNHYAQEGSSAPKSMSNEGNFIPGWGLATPFKF, encoded by the exons ATGGGGAGGGGAAGAGTGGAACTgaaaagaatagagaacaaGATCAACCGGCAAGTTACTTTCTCTAAGAGGAGGAATGGTTTGCTCAAGAAAGCTCATGAACTTTCTGTGCTTTGTGATGCTGAGGTTGCTCTCATCATTTTCTCAAGTCGTGGCAAGCTTTATGATTATGGAAACGTTGG AATAACCAAAACACTAGAGCGATACCAGCAATCTTGCTTCACTCCTCAAGATAACAGCATTGAACGTGAAACACAG AGCTTTTACCAAGAGCATGCAAAGTTGAAGGCTAAATATGATTCTCTTCAGATCACTCAAAG GCATTTGCTTGGAGAAGATCTTGGACCATTGAGCGTCAAAGAGTTGCAAAGCCTTGAGAAGCAGCTTGAAGGAGCTCTGCAACTAGCTAGGCAAAGGAAG ACACAAATTATGATCGAAGAAATGGAAGAACTTCGCAAAAAG GAGCGCCACCTTGGAGACCTCAATCAACAGCTTAAGATTAAG TTACAGCTTAACGAGGAAGGACATACACTTAAGGCTATTCAAACCATATGGGGCTCTACTTCAGCTGCTGGAAATAGCAACTTTGTTTTCCATCCTTCTCCACTCAACCCCCTGGAGTGCCAGACTGAACCTGTCTTACAAATAGG GTTCAATCACTATGCTCAAGAAGGATCGTCTGCTCCAAAGAGCATGTCTAATGAAGGCAACTTCATTCCAGGATGGGGTCTTGCAACACCCTTCAAATTCTAA